Proteins from a single region of Halorubrum sp. 2020YC2:
- a CDS encoding MarR family transcriptional regulator: MSASEIESELSADERAGLELIRETGGIHQSDFWKELDVSSRKGSRIAESLEESGVIQREETVYNGHNTYYLEPAPRDLDFSLLMAGDMLSPFIGEEEVDAQADAFSQWMMNLAYEEY, translated from the coding sequence ATGAGCGCGTCCGAAATCGAGTCCGAGCTGTCGGCGGACGAGCGCGCCGGTCTCGAACTCATCCGCGAGACCGGCGGCATCCACCAGAGCGACTTCTGGAAGGAACTCGACGTCTCCTCGCGGAAGGGGAGCCGCATCGCCGAGTCCTTAGAGGAGTCTGGGGTCATCCAGCGCGAGGAGACCGTCTACAACGGCCACAACACCTACTACCTGGAGCCGGCGCCGCGGGACCTCGACTTCTCGCTCCTGATGGCCGGCGACATGCTCTCGCCGTTCATCGGGGAGGAGGAGGTCGACGCGCAGGCCGACGCCTTCTCGCAGTGGATGATGAACCTCGCGTACGAGGAGTACTGA